From a single Anaerolineae bacterium genomic region:
- a CDS encoding cold shock domain-containing protein — translation MEARKVGTVKWFNKAKGYGFITYEDNPEDVFVHYSVIEMDGYRFLEEGDRVEFMVEQTAKGLQASGVTRLN, via the coding sequence ATGGAGGCACGGAAGGTTGGCACCGTAAAATGGTTCAACAAGGCTAAAGGTTACGGCTTTATCACCTACGAGGATAACCCGGAGGACGTTTTTGTTCACTATTCCGTTATTGAAATGGACGGATACCGCTTCTTGGAAGAAGGCGACCGGGTAGAATTTATGGTTGAACAAACGGCCAAGGGCCTACAGGCCAGCGGTGTCACCAGGTTAAATTGA
- a CDS encoding LysE family translocator produces the protein MIDPTNFPLFFVASWALILAPGPDMIYVITRGIAQGRRAGLLSALGVTLGILVHTTFAACGLAVLLETSALAFMLVKYVGAAYLVYLGFKALKDKSSLTVLAQPEEMDFRAIFWQGMLSNVFNPKVALFFLAFLPQFVIQNGHAVAGQMFTLGLIFALFGVAFLSVVGYFSGGIGHWLSHRPRLAPRLRWLTGIIFIVLGLRLAFVERK, from the coding sequence ATGATTGACCCAACCAATTTTCCCCTGTTCTTTGTGGCTTCTTGGGCCTTAATCCTGGCGCCGGGGCCGGACATGATTTACGTGATTACGCGGGGTATTGCGCAAGGGCGCAGAGCCGGGCTGCTCTCGGCCCTGGGCGTGACCCTGGGGATTTTGGTCCACACCACCTTTGCGGCGTGTGGTCTGGCGGTGCTGTTGGAGACCTCGGCGCTGGCCTTTATGCTGGTCAAATACGTGGGGGCAGCGTACCTGGTTTACCTGGGTTTCAAAGCGCTCAAAGATAAGAGCAGTTTGACCGTCCTGGCCCAGCCGGAGGAGATGGATTTCCGGGCCATCTTTTGGCAGGGCATGCTTTCCAATGTATTCAATCCCAAGGTCGCCCTCTTTTTCCTGGCTTTTCTCCCCCAGTTTGTCATCCAGAATGGTCATGCCGTTGCCGGGCAGATGTTCACCCTGGGTCTTATCTTTGCTCTGTTTGGGGTGGCTTTTTTAAGTGTCGTGGGCTATTTTTCTGGGGGAATAGGCCATTGGCTGTCGCATCGGCCCCGGCTTGCCCCCAGGCTTCGCTGGTTGACCGGAATTATTTTTATTGTTTTGGGCCTGCGCCTGGCCTTTGTTGAGCGCAAATAG
- a CDS encoding SGNH/GDSL hydrolase family protein has product MKSLPNLAGRLLLIAGGLLLPLLILEIGVRVVGLAPPPVPNPAIWEPHPLFGWWHIPHSGGIFHSDYNEFEAEVRINARGLRDREIGYDNPTGALRILSLADSFGEALQIDLVDTYPKQLERLLADSLGQPVEVINAGVGGWGTDQEAIFYVAEGFRYQPNVVLLAFFIRNDALNSYGPLEIARNGGSRQKEFFTLADDGQLIPPPVQESDAQTKAEQTGFQAGLQQPLGHKPALLGLSDALWRVSDLYRLLVPYLRDIPPVVQRLGPSGILGGEGVVRAGHPSAPLPFFVYQSPPNQDFVAAWTLTEAILAQLQTEVEKRGARLVVVIIGAPEQVYPEAWQRTLTANPAMQSFSWNLDAPNRRLAGFLTEQGIPYLDLLPVFREAAARPDSPPLHFRHDQHWTEAGHRLAAEEIYDFLLPEIEKGVAE; this is encoded by the coding sequence TTGAAATCTTTGCCTAATCTGGCCGGTCGCTTGTTGTTGATTGCCGGGGGCCTGCTGTTGCCCCTGCTCATTTTGGAAATTGGGGTGCGCGTGGTGGGTCTGGCCCCGCCGCCTGTGCCCAATCCGGCCATCTGGGAACCCCATCCCTTGTTTGGTTGGTGGCACATCCCGCACAGTGGCGGCATTTTCCACAGCGATTACAACGAATTTGAGGCCGAGGTGCGCATCAACGCGCGGGGGTTACGGGACCGGGAAATTGGCTACGACAACCCCACCGGCGCTCTGCGCATTTTGTCTCTGGCCGACTCCTTTGGCGAGGCGTTGCAGATTGATCTGGTAGACACGTACCCCAAGCAGTTGGAAAGGCTGCTGGCTGATTCGCTGGGCCAGCCGGTTGAGGTGATCAATGCCGGGGTTGGCGGCTGGGGCACGGACCAGGAGGCCATTTTTTACGTGGCCGAAGGGTTTCGCTACCAGCCTAACGTGGTGCTGTTGGCCTTTTTTATCCGCAACGACGCGCTCAACAGTTACGGGCCGTTGGAGATTGCCCGTAACGGGGGCAGCCGGCAAAAAGAGTTTTTTACGCTTGCCGACGACGGGCAGTTGATCCCCCCGCCGGTGCAGGAATCCGACGCTCAGACCAAAGCGGAACAGACCGGGTTTCAAGCCGGACTCCAACAGCCCCTGGGTCACAAGCCTGCCCTCCTTGGCCTGTCCGATGCGTTGTGGCGAGTGTCGGACCTGTATCGCCTGCTTGTGCCTTACCTGCGCGACATTCCGCCGGTGGTGCAGCGGTTAGGGCCAAGCGGTATTTTGGGCGGCGAGGGCGTGGTGCGGGCCGGCCATCCCAGCGCGCCTCTTCCCTTCTTTGTTTACCAATCCCCGCCCAACCAGGATTTTGTCGCGGCCTGGACCCTGACCGAGGCCATTTTGGCCCAACTGCAAACTGAAGTGGAAAAGCGGGGGGCCAGGCTGGTGGTGGTCATCATCGGCGCGCCGGAGCAGGTTTATCCTGAAGCCTGGCAGCGCACGTTGACGGCCAATCCGGCGATGCAAAGTTTCTCCTGGAACCTGGATGCGCCCAACCGGCGGCTGGCCGGCTTTTTGACGGAACAGGGTATTCCCTACCTGGATTTACTGCCGGTTTTTCGTGAGGCGGCGGCCCGGCCTGATTCGCCGCCGCTGCATTTTCGTCACGACCAGCATTGGACTGAAGCCGGTCACCGGCTGGCCGCTGAAGAGATCTATGATTTTTTGTTACCAGAAATTGAAAAAGGAGTGGCCGAATGA